One part of the [Pantoea] beijingensis genome encodes these proteins:
- the mepM gene encoding murein DD-endopeptidase MepM produces MQQLARSVAMAFNSLPRPHRVMLGSLTVVTLAVAVWRPYVYHTGENPIVKNIELDRGELRSLLPEASEPIDQPTPAPEEDIPKDEIDEDVPNETGTHDYTVSTGDTLSSILNQYGIDMSDINQLVKTDSDLRNLKIGQQLSWTLTDDGELQRLSWELSRRETRTYDRAGNSFKSSSEMQKGEWKNSVLSGVVDGSFVNSAQKAGLTSGEISGVVKAMQWQMDFRKLRKGDKFSVLMSREMMDGKREQSQLLGVRLNSGGKDYYAFRSEDGKFYDRSGSGLARGFMRFPTVKQYRVSSNFNPRRLNPVTGRIAPHKGVDFALPIGTPVLAVGDGEVVVSKRSGGAGNYVAIRHGRQYMTRYMHLSRLLVKPGEKVKRGDRIALSGNTGRSTGPHLHYEIWINNQAVNPLTAKLPRTEGLTGQDRKAYLAQVKEVMPQLTFN; encoded by the coding sequence GTGCAGCAGCTAGCCCGCTCTGTCGCCATGGCGTTTAACAGTTTACCGCGTCCCCATCGCGTTATGTTGGGCTCCTTAACCGTCGTTACGTTGGCCGTTGCCGTCTGGCGGCCTTATGTGTATCACACTGGCGAAAACCCGATAGTTAAAAATATTGAACTGGACAGGGGAGAGCTGCGTAGCTTGCTTCCTGAAGCCAGTGAACCGATTGACCAGCCGACTCCCGCCCCGGAAGAAGATATTCCGAAAGATGAGATCGACGAAGATGTGCCTAATGAAACGGGTACGCATGATTACACCGTTTCAACGGGTGACACGCTGAGTAGTATTCTCAATCAGTATGGTATTGATATGTCCGATATCAACCAACTGGTCAAAACGGATAGCGATCTGCGTAACCTGAAAATCGGCCAACAGCTCTCCTGGACCCTCACAGACGATGGTGAGTTGCAGCGATTATCATGGGAGTTATCGCGTCGTGAGACGCGCACTTACGATCGTGCCGGAAATAGTTTTAAATCTTCCAGCGAAATGCAGAAAGGTGAGTGGAAAAACAGCGTACTCAGCGGCGTGGTGGATGGTAGCTTTGTTAACAGCGCACAAAAAGCAGGCCTGACCAGCGGTGAAATTAGCGGTGTGGTGAAGGCGATGCAGTGGCAGATGGATTTCCGCAAGCTGCGCAAAGGTGATAAATTTTCTGTATTGATGTCCCGTGAAATGATGGATGGCAAGCGTGAGCAAAGCCAGCTGCTGGGCGTTCGCTTAAACAGCGGCGGTAAAGATTACTACGCGTTTCGTTCAGAAGACGGTAAGTTTTACGATCGTAGTGGATCCGGACTTGCACGTGGCTTTATGCGTTTTCCCACCGTTAAGCAATACCGCGTTTCGTCAAATTTCAATCCACGTCGCCTTAACCCGGTTACTGGACGCATTGCGCCGCATAAAGGCGTTGATTTCGCACTCCCCATCGGCACGCCAGTCCTCGCGGTGGGTGATGGTGAGGTGGTGGTATCAAAGCGCAGTGGTGGAGCCGGCAACTATGTCGCTATCCGTCATGGCCGTCAGTATATGACGCGTTATATGCACCTGAGCAGGTTGCTAGTGAAACCGGGAGAGAAAGTAAAGCGTGGCGATCGTATTGCGCTTTCGGGTAATACCGGGCGTTCAACAGGGCCGCATCTGCATTACGAAATCTGGATTAATAATCAGGCCGTTAATCCGCTGACAGCGAAGCTGCCGCGTACTGAAGGGTTGACTGGTCAAGATCGTAAAGCGTACCTGGCTCAGGTTAAAGAGGTTATGCCGCAGCTAACCTTTAACTAA
- the znuC gene encoding zinc ABC transporter ATP-binding protein ZnuC — translation MSSLVTLENIAVTFGQRRVLSDVSLKLEPGRILTLLGPNGAGKSTLVRVVLGLITPSAGTIQRPASLRIGYVPQKLHLDTTLPLSVDRFMRLRPGVKRADILPALKRVQAGHLLDYPLQKLSGGETQRVLLARALLSQPQLLVLDEPTQGVDVNGQVALYDLIDSLRRELNCGVLMVSHDLHLVMAKTDEVLCLNHHICCSGTPEVVSRHPEFISMFGPRGAEQLAIYRHHHNHRHDLQGRIILRRGQSQS, via the coding sequence ATGTCCTCACTTGTAACGCTTGAAAACATCGCGGTGACCTTTGGTCAACGTCGCGTCCTCTCTGATGTTTCATTAAAACTGGAACCTGGACGAATTTTAACGCTGCTTGGCCCGAACGGTGCCGGAAAATCGACGCTGGTACGGGTCGTACTCGGATTGATTACGCCAAGTGCAGGTACCATCCAGCGCCCGGCTTCGCTGCGTATTGGTTACGTTCCGCAAAAACTACACCTCGATACCACGCTACCGCTTTCCGTCGACCGCTTTATGCGCCTGCGTCCCGGCGTCAAACGTGCAGATATCTTACCCGCGTTAAAACGTGTTCAGGCCGGGCACCTGCTCGATTATCCGCTGCAAAAGCTCTCTGGTGGTGAAACACAGCGCGTACTGCTTGCCCGCGCATTGCTCAGCCAACCCCAGTTGTTGGTACTTGATGAACCGACACAAGGCGTTGATGTTAACGGGCAAGTGGCACTGTACGATCTGATTGATAGTCTGCGCAGAGAGCTAAACTGCGGAGTGCTTATGGTTTCCCATGACCTGCATTTAGTGATGGCAAAAACGGACGAGGTGTTGTGTCTCAATCACCACATTTGCTGTTCCGGCACGCCGGAAGTGGTATCGCGTCATCCCGAATTTATTTCAATGTTCGGCCCTCGTGGCGCTGAACAATTGGCGATTTACCGCCATCATCATAACCATCGTCACGATCTTCAGGGACGAATTATTCTTCGCAGGGGACAAAGTCAGTCATGA
- the znuB gene encoding zinc ABC transporter permease subunit ZnuB, whose amino-acid sequence MIELLLPGWLGGVMLALAAGPLGSFVVWRRMSYFGDTLAHASLLGVAFGLLLNINPFYAVIAVTLLLSLGLVWLERRPHLAIDTLLGIMAHSALSLGLVVVSLMANVRVDLMAYLFGDLLSVTPVDLITIAIGVMLVLAILLWQWRALLTITISPEMAQVDGINIQRTKLMLMLVTALTIGVAMKFVGALIITSLLIIPAATARRFSRSPEQMACIAVVIGIIAVSGGLTFSAFYDTPAGPSVVLAASVIFIMSMVRKPAV is encoded by the coding sequence ATGATTGAGTTGTTACTTCCCGGCTGGCTCGGCGGCGTGATGCTGGCACTGGCTGCCGGTCCGCTGGGTTCCTTTGTGGTCTGGCGACGGATGTCCTATTTTGGCGATACGCTGGCGCATGCCTCGCTGCTTGGCGTTGCGTTCGGGCTGCTGCTCAATATTAATCCTTTTTACGCTGTGATCGCGGTGACGCTGTTGCTCTCACTGGGTTTGGTCTGGCTGGAACGACGCCCGCACCTGGCGATCGATACACTGCTGGGGATCATGGCGCACAGCGCGTTATCGCTGGGTTTAGTCGTAGTCAGCCTAATGGCTAATGTGCGGGTTGATTTGATGGCCTATCTGTTTGGTGATCTGCTTTCCGTTACACCCGTGGATTTAATCACTATTGCCATCGGGGTCATGCTGGTGTTGGCTATTTTGCTGTGGCAATGGCGCGCACTGCTGACGATAACCATCAGTCCTGAAATGGCTCAGGTAGATGGCATCAATATCCAACGTACCAAACTGATGCTAATGCTGGTTACCGCACTCACCATCGGCGTAGCCATGAAGTTTGTCGGCGCATTGATTATTACTTCACTGTTGATTATACCTGCCGCGACCGCCAGGCGTTTTTCCCGCTCCCCGGAACAGATGGCCTGCATTGCCGTGGTGATTGGTATCATCGCTGTTAGTGGTGGGTTAACTTTTTCGGCATTTTACGATACGCCTGCGGGCCCATCTGTCGTGTTGGCCGCTTCCGTCATTTTTATTATGAGTATGGTGAGGAAACCTGCGGTCTGA
- a CDS encoding GNAT family N-acetyltransferase, whose amino-acid sequence MSHPLLFRCRRPAGLFTLRTLKPDDIKTIYQWVTRDYAYFWGMQNDSLEQVTHFYRALTECNPTAAVIGCCDQQPIFLLECYRTQEDDVGKYYPTQPGDYGMHILIAPTDKPIAQFSWQVFTAVMDYLFSLPQVKRIVVEPDVRNHKIHVLNKRAGFRYQHTIAMKHKTAWLAFCQRDDYQQALLQETSKMSGATTMLTGSSLTGPYWVQANRLLIRKAIAEFAHEKLLIPQKISATEALDSYTLAVPNSEAEYRFSAVRLALDHWAIDIDTLIKQQDGESIPLDALQFIIEFNQHIGIPAPMLATYMEEITSTLCSSVFKFEKNTPDSAALTRADFQTVEASMTEGHPCFVANNGRIGFDARDYLAYAPEAAAPVNLVWVAVHQRNAHFSSLDTLSYRQLMQEELGDDTLTGFNTQLDEAGVERENYLFMPVHPWQWHNKLLTIFAPDIAARDIIYLGAGKDQYQAQQSIRTFFNRSHPEKRYVKTALSVLNMGFMRGLSPYYMATTPAINQWLAQLVSKDSWLQRCDFRILREVAAIGYHNRYYERAFIGDSAYKKMFAALWRDNPVTTLQPNQRLMTMASLLHVDQQQKALLTALIADSGVSAERWISAWMRCYLSPLLHCFYQYDLVFMPHGENLILLLENNLPVAAWMKDIGEEIAVLDPEAKLPEKVRRLAVDVPDNLKLLSIFTDVFDCIFRFANAILVQENVLPENVFWQCVADCVKEYQQAHPQLASKFARYNMFMPEFPLSCLNRLQLANNQQMISLSEPTENLKFAGMLVNPIAVFAH is encoded by the coding sequence ATGAGTCACCCATTACTCTTTCGTTGCAGGCGTCCGGCGGGCTTGTTCACTCTTCGCACGCTAAAACCTGATGATATAAAAACTATTTATCAATGGGTTACACGAGACTATGCGTATTTCTGGGGAATGCAGAATGATTCGCTCGAGCAAGTCACCCATTTTTATCGTGCGCTGACAGAGTGCAATCCCACAGCTGCCGTGATCGGCTGCTGTGACCAACAGCCAATATTCTTACTGGAGTGTTACCGAACGCAAGAGGATGACGTGGGGAAGTACTACCCGACACAGCCGGGAGATTACGGCATGCATATCCTTATTGCTCCAACAGATAAGCCCATCGCGCAATTTAGCTGGCAGGTATTTACCGCGGTAATGGATTACCTGTTCAGCCTGCCACAGGTCAAACGTATCGTCGTTGAACCCGATGTACGCAACCATAAAATTCATGTACTGAATAAACGTGCCGGTTTTCGTTATCAGCACACCATTGCTATGAAACATAAAACAGCCTGGCTCGCCTTTTGTCAGCGCGATGATTATCAACAGGCTTTACTTCAGGAAACATCAAAAATGTCAGGTGCCACGACCATGCTTACCGGAAGCTCTCTGACCGGTCCCTACTGGGTACAGGCTAACCGGCTGTTAATCCGTAAAGCGATTGCCGAATTTGCCCATGAAAAACTGCTCATACCCCAGAAAATTTCCGCAACGGAGGCGCTGGATAGCTACACACTGGCGGTCCCGAACAGTGAAGCGGAATACCGGTTCAGCGCTGTACGTCTGGCATTAGATCACTGGGCGATCGATATCGACACGTTAATTAAGCAGCAAGACGGTGAAAGTATCCCGCTGGACGCCCTCCAATTCATTATTGAGTTTAATCAACACATTGGTATCCCGGCACCGATGCTGGCCACATATATGGAAGAAATTACCAGTACATTGTGCAGCAGCGTATTTAAGTTTGAAAAAAACACTCCCGACAGTGCAGCGCTTACACGGGCAGACTTCCAGACGGTAGAAGCTTCAATGACCGAAGGGCACCCTTGTTTTGTCGCCAACAATGGTCGTATCGGCTTTGATGCCCGTGATTATCTTGCTTATGCCCCGGAAGCTGCCGCACCCGTCAACCTGGTGTGGGTTGCAGTACATCAGCGGAACGCGCACTTTTCCAGCCTTGACACGCTTAGCTATCGCCAGCTAATGCAGGAAGAACTGGGAGATGACACGCTGACTGGTTTTAATACACAACTGGATGAAGCTGGCGTCGAACGAGAAAACTATCTGTTTATGCCGGTGCATCCATGGCAGTGGCATAACAAATTGCTCACCATTTTCGCTCCGGACATCGCGGCTCGCGACATTATTTATCTCGGTGCCGGGAAGGACCAATATCAGGCACAACAGTCGATCCGTACTTTCTTTAATCGCAGCCATCCAGAAAAACGTTATGTCAAAACGGCATTATCCGTACTCAATATGGGATTTATGCGCGGGCTGTCACCTTACTATATGGCGACAACGCCGGCGATTAATCAGTGGCTGGCGCAGTTAGTGAGTAAAGATAGCTGGCTGCAACGGTGCGACTTTCGCATTTTGCGTGAGGTGGCCGCTATCGGCTACCATAATCGTTACTATGAGCGCGCCTTCATCGGCGATTCAGCTTATAAAAAAATGTTTGCTGCATTATGGCGTGACAATCCTGTGACAACATTGCAGCCTAATCAGCGATTGATGACCATGGCATCGCTGTTGCATGTCGATCAACAGCAAAAAGCGCTGTTGACCGCACTCATTGCCGATTCTGGCGTCAGCGCTGAACGCTGGATATCGGCCTGGATGCGTTGTTATCTGAGTCCGTTACTCCACTGCTTCTATCAGTATGATCTGGTGTTTATGCCTCACGGCGAAAATCTGATTCTGCTGTTGGAAAATAATCTGCCTGTCGCAGCCTGGATGAAAGATATCGGCGAGGAGATCGCGGTACTGGACCCAGAAGCAAAACTACCGGAAAAGGTTCGCCGACTGGCAGTGGACGTGCCGGATAATCTGAAACTGTTATCAATCTTTACCGATGTCTTTGACTGTATTTTCCGCTTTGCCAACGCTATTCTGGTGCAGGAAAATGTGCTGCCTGAGAATGTCTTCTGGCAATGCGTCGCGGATTGCGTTAAAGAGTATCAGCAGGCACACCCGCAGTTGGCCAGTAAATTTGCACGTTATAATATGTTTATGCCGGAGTTCCCACTTTCCTGCCTGAATCGTCTGCAATTGGCTAACAATCAACAAATGATTAGTCTGTCCGAACCGACAGAAAATCTAAAATTTGCTGGCATGCTGGTCAATCCGATTGCGGTGTTTGCCCATTAA
- the ruvB gene encoding Holliday junction branch migration DNA helicase RuvB: MIEADRLVSSGAITEEEVIDRAIRPKLLEEYVGQPQVREQMEIFIKAAKMRGDALDHLLIFGPPGLGKTTLANIVANEMGVNLRTTSGPVLEKAGDLAAMLTNLEPHDVLFIDEIHRLSPVVEEVLYPAMEDYQLDIMIGEGPAARSIKLDLPPFTLIGATTRAGSLTSPLRDRFGIVQRLEFYRVEDLKHIVGRSAACLGLELSDEGALEIARRARGTPRIANRLLRRVRDFSEVRAAGDLSGEVAAKALDMLNVDTEGFDYMDRKLLLAIIDKFTGGPVGLDNLAAAIGEERETIEDVLEPFLIQQGFIQRTPRGRIATQHAYKHFGITRQE; the protein is encoded by the coding sequence ATGATTGAAGCTGACCGCCTGGTGTCGTCGGGTGCCATCACTGAAGAAGAGGTTATCGATCGCGCGATACGACCTAAACTGCTGGAAGAGTATGTAGGTCAGCCGCAGGTGCGTGAGCAGATGGAGATATTCATTAAAGCGGCGAAAATGCGCGGCGATGCGCTCGATCATCTGTTAATTTTCGGCCCGCCAGGGTTGGGTAAAACCACGCTGGCGAATATTGTTGCGAACGAGATGGGCGTAAATCTACGTACAACATCGGGTCCGGTGTTGGAAAAAGCCGGTGATTTAGCCGCGATGCTCACCAACCTTGAACCTCATGATGTGCTGTTCATTGACGAGATCCACCGTTTGTCACCGGTGGTGGAAGAGGTACTTTATCCGGCGATGGAAGATTATCAGCTGGATATTATGATCGGCGAAGGGCCTGCTGCACGTTCCATAAAACTAGACCTGCCACCGTTTACCTTGATTGGTGCCACCACGCGCGCTGGTTCACTGACCTCACCGCTGCGCGATCGCTTTGGCATCGTTCAGCGGCTGGAGTTTTATCGGGTTGAGGATTTGAAACATATTGTCGGGCGTAGTGCTGCTTGCCTTGGACTGGAACTGAGCGATGAGGGTGCATTAGAAATCGCCCGGCGTGCCCGTGGCACGCCCCGTATCGCTAACCGCCTGCTGCGCCGCGTGCGTGACTTTTCTGAAGTCCGGGCAGCAGGGGATTTAAGTGGCGAGGTTGCCGCAAAAGCGCTGGATATGCTGAACGTTGATACCGAAGGTTTCGACTATATGGACCGGAAACTATTACTGGCGATTATTGACAAATTTACCGGTGGGCCCGTTGGGCTGGATAATCTGGCAGCTGCTATTGGTGAAGAGAGAGAAACGATTGAAGATGTGCTGGAGCCGTTTTTGATCCAGCAAGGCTTTATTCAGCGGACTCCACGCGGACGTATCGCAACTCAGCATGCCTATAAGCATTTTGGTATTACGCGTCAGGAGTAA
- the lpxM gene encoding lauroyl-Kdo(2)-lipid IV(A) myristoyltransferase (LpxM is lauroyl-Kdo(2)-lipid IV(A) myristoyltransferase, an enzyme characterized in Escherichia coli and involved in biosynthesis of the form of lipid A found in that species and some closely related species.), with protein sequence MENSKKSTIEFIPVFQKSFLTPKYWGVWLAIGACAGMAMLPARVRDPILGGLGRVAGRLAKSARRRAQVNLLYCMPEVPEQQREKIIDNMFATAPQSMVMMAELALRKPEKVRQHVDWHGKEIIDEMRDSQQNVIFLVPHGWAVDIPAMLMASEGQKMAAMFHNQKNPLVDYIWNAVRRRFGGRMHARNDGIKPFVSSVRQGYWGYYLPDQDHGAEHSEFVDFFATYKATLPALGRLMKVSRSRVIPLFPVYNSKTHRLEIYIRPAMDDLLEADDVTLARRMNEEVEIFVRPNPEQYTWILKLLKTRKEGETEPYRRKDLFR encoded by the coding sequence ATGGAAAACAGCAAAAAAAGTACTATTGAATTTATTCCCGTCTTTCAGAAGTCTTTCCTTACGCCGAAATACTGGGGCGTGTGGCTGGCGATTGGGGCATGTGCCGGTATGGCGATGCTCCCTGCGCGCGTGCGCGACCCTATACTGGGTGGTCTGGGCCGGGTTGCGGGAAGGCTAGCAAAAAGTGCCCGTCGCCGTGCGCAGGTGAATCTCCTCTATTGCATGCCTGAGGTGCCTGAGCAGCAACGTGAAAAGATCATCGATAACATGTTCGCCACCGCTCCTCAGTCGATGGTGATGATGGCTGAACTGGCGTTGCGCAAACCAGAAAAGGTGCGTCAGCACGTTGACTGGCACGGCAAGGAGATAATTGATGAGATGCGTGATAGCCAGCAAAACGTGATTTTCCTGGTGCCTCATGGTTGGGCGGTAGATATTCCGGCGATGCTGATGGCGTCTGAAGGGCAGAAAATGGCCGCCATGTTTCATAATCAAAAAAATCCGCTGGTGGACTATATCTGGAATGCTGTACGCCGCCGGTTTGGTGGACGTATGCATGCCCGTAACGATGGTATCAAACCCTTTGTCAGCTCAGTTCGTCAGGGATATTGGGGGTACTATTTGCCCGATCAGGATCATGGTGCAGAGCACAGTGAATTTGTTGATTTTTTCGCTACTTATAAAGCGACTTTGCCTGCACTTGGACGCTTGATGAAAGTGAGTCGATCGAGGGTGATTCCGCTTTTTCCGGTTTACAACAGTAAAACCCACCGGTTGGAAATTTATATTCGTCCAGCGATGGATGACCTGCTGGAAGCGGATGATGTCACGCTGGCGCGCAGGATGAATGAGGAAGTGGAAATCTTTGTCAGGCCAAATCCTGAACAGTACACCTGGATCCTTAAATTGTTGAAAACGCGAAAAGAGGGAGAAACTGAGCCCTATCGTCGTAAGGATCTCTTTCGCTAA
- the znuA gene encoding zinc ABC transporter substrate-binding protein ZnuA: protein MLHNKKRLFSLLLALGCTAPLAAPASAAVVASIKPLGFIAAAIADGVTPVEVLLPDGASEHDYALRPSDVQRLQRADLVVWVGPEMEAFLTKSAAKLPANKNLELTELSTIKPLLITGEEGDEHEEDISEEHHHHGEYNMHVWMSPEIAKQSAVAIHEKLLELMPQSKAKLDANLRQFEASLVTSDQKIGSELAPVKGKGYFVFHDAYSYFEKHYGLSPLGHFTVNPEIQPGAQRLHQIRTQLVEHKAVCVFAEPQFRPAVIDAVARGTSVHKGTLDPLGMDISLAKDSYVKFLSQLSSQYASCLKGA from the coding sequence ATGTTACATAATAAAAAACGGTTATTCTCCCTCCTTTTAGCGCTTGGTTGTACCGCTCCGCTTGCTGCGCCAGCATCTGCTGCGGTAGTGGCTTCGATAAAACCACTGGGTTTTATCGCCGCAGCGATTGCCGATGGCGTAACCCCGGTGGAGGTGCTGCTACCTGATGGGGCTTCAGAGCATGACTATGCACTGCGTCCCTCAGACGTTCAGCGCTTGCAGCGCGCGGATCTTGTGGTTTGGGTTGGGCCGGAAATGGAGGCGTTTTTGACTAAATCTGCTGCAAAGCTACCGGCAAATAAGAATCTTGAACTGACCGAATTAAGCACGATAAAACCGTTGCTCATAACCGGAGAGGAAGGGGATGAGCATGAAGAAGATATATCGGAAGAGCATCACCATCACGGTGAATATAATATGCACGTCTGGATGTCCCCGGAGATCGCGAAACAGTCGGCGGTTGCAATCCATGAAAAATTATTGGAACTTATGCCACAAAGTAAAGCCAAACTTGACGCTAACCTGCGACAGTTCGAGGCTAGCCTGGTAACATCAGACCAGAAAATTGGCAGTGAGTTGGCGCCGGTAAAAGGTAAAGGATATTTCGTTTTTCATGATGCTTATAGCTACTTTGAGAAACATTACGGTCTGTCCCCATTAGGTCATTTTACCGTTAATCCTGAGATCCAACCGGGCGCACAACGCTTACATCAAATACGAACACAGCTGGTTGAGCATAAAGCGGTATGCGTTTTTGCTGAACCACAATTCAGGCCAGCCGTCATCGATGCCGTTGCCCGTGGAACCTCAGTGCATAAAGGCACGTTAGATCCTCTGGGGATGGACATCAGCTTAGCAAAAGATAGCTATGTGAAATTCCTCTCACAGCTGTCGAGCCAGTATGCGAGCTGCCTGAAAGGAGCATAG
- a CDS encoding MFS transporter has protein sequence MSSYTPVSVLSPRHLIFPLSLVLFEFATYIAHDMIQPGMLLVTSEFNVGPEWVSASLTAYLIGGIVLQWLLGPLSDKYGRRPVLLAGAAFFLLSCLLTHGVQNIEQFVAVRFLQGISLCFIGAVGYAAIQEAFDEAVSVRIMALMANVALLAPLAGPLAGAAFLNVSSWRNMFYLFAAVTAVAFIGLWRAMPETAGDRSASISLKSLAKGYLTLAKDRQVVGGSLAIGLVSIPILTWVALSPVILIHDEGLTRLEYALLQLPVFLAMIIGNLTLGKLAGRLPIEQPLRLGAWPILLGLGLAALCTSLNPHSYLWMTAGLSLYAFGAGLVNAGLYRLTLFSSNAGKGSVAAMLGMLSIITFALGIEAAKFGYFSGGSALFSLINLACGVCWFLLVMAFLRERKRRAIVTEL, from the coding sequence ATGTCGTCGTATACCCCGGTCTCGGTTTTATCACCGAGACACCTCATATTTCCCCTGTCACTGGTGCTATTCGAATTTGCTACCTATATCGCTCACGATATGATTCAGCCAGGTATGCTACTGGTGACCAGCGAGTTCAACGTGGGCCCAGAATGGGTTTCTGCCTCACTTACCGCTTATCTCATTGGCGGGATTGTTCTGCAATGGCTGCTCGGCCCGCTATCGGATAAATACGGACGTCGACCTGTATTGCTGGCGGGAGCTGCGTTCTTTCTGCTCTCCTGTCTGTTGACCCATGGCGTACAAAATATTGAACAGTTTGTTGCTGTCCGCTTTTTACAAGGTATCAGTCTCTGTTTTATTGGTGCCGTGGGTTATGCCGCAATTCAGGAAGCTTTTGATGAAGCAGTAAGCGTACGCATTATGGCCTTAATGGCGAATGTAGCATTGCTGGCCCCACTGGCTGGCCCGCTTGCGGGGGCCGCTTTTCTCAATGTCAGTAGCTGGCGCAACATGTTCTATCTTTTTGCAGCAGTGACCGCAGTCGCATTTATCGGTCTGTGGCGTGCGATGCCGGAAACAGCGGGCGACAGAAGCGCATCCATTTCGCTAAAGTCGCTGGCAAAAGGGTATCTGACGCTGGCAAAAGATCGTCAGGTCGTCGGCGGATCGTTAGCCATCGGCTTGGTATCCATTCCCATTCTGACCTGGGTTGCTCTGTCACCGGTCATCCTCATCCACGATGAAGGATTGACGCGATTGGAATATGCCCTGCTGCAGCTACCTGTCTTCCTGGCGATGATTATCGGTAACCTGACGCTGGGCAAGCTGGCTGGACGATTACCTATCGAGCAGCCGCTACGTCTGGGAGCATGGCCCATTTTACTGGGCCTTGGCCTTGCTGCGCTCTGTACGTCACTAAATCCCCATAGCTATTTGTGGATGACTGCGGGGCTCAGCCTGTACGCCTTTGGGGCGGGTCTGGTCAATGCGGGATTATACCGACTCACACTCTTCTCGAGTAATGCGGGGAAAGGCAGTGTCGCAGCCATGTTAGGAATGTTGAGCATCATTACTTTTGCGCTGGGCATTGAAGCGGCAAAATTCGGCTATTTCAGCGGCGGCAGCGCTCTGTTTAGTCTGATTAATCTCGCATGCGGCGTGTGCTGGTTTTTGCTGGTAATGGCCTTCCTGCGTGAACGTAAACGTCGTGCGATCGTTACAGAGCTCTGA